Proteins encoded together in one Micromonospora auratinigra window:
- a CDS encoding DNA topoisomerase IB has protein sequence MRLRRSDPGRPGYARRRRGKGWLFLDPKGEAVRDAAELARLRDLVIPPAWQEVWICPHPNGHIQATGIDAAGRKQYLYHPQWRQKRDEAKFDHVLEVAHRLPVLRDRVEHDLTLRGLRRERVLATVTRLLDMGMFRVGSDQYATGDDPTFGVSTLRPEHARSRGGCVVLEFTAKGGIEQVRRIEDAELCRVLTNLRRRRRAEERLFGYWDGRAWRDVRSDEVNDYLRDASGGEMTAKDFRTWHATVLAATELATTGPQRSVTARRRAVAAVMRSVADLLGNTPTVARTSYVDPRVVDLYHDGVLAPVEPEMPRESAEQAVLGLLEEAT, from the coding sequence GTGCGATTGCGGCGTAGCGATCCGGGCCGGCCGGGGTACGCCCGCCGGCGGCGCGGCAAGGGTTGGCTCTTCCTCGACCCGAAGGGCGAGGCGGTACGCGACGCGGCCGAACTGGCCCGGCTGCGGGACCTGGTGATCCCGCCGGCCTGGCAGGAGGTGTGGATCTGCCCCCACCCGAACGGGCACATCCAGGCCACCGGGATCGACGCCGCCGGGCGCAAGCAGTACCTCTACCACCCGCAGTGGCGGCAGAAGCGGGACGAGGCGAAGTTCGACCACGTGCTGGAGGTGGCCCACCGGCTGCCGGTGCTGCGCGACCGGGTGGAGCACGACCTGACGCTGCGCGGGCTGCGCCGCGAGCGGGTGCTGGCCACCGTCACCCGGCTGCTGGACATGGGCATGTTCCGGGTGGGCAGCGACCAGTACGCCACCGGCGACGACCCCACCTTCGGCGTCTCCACCCTGCGCCCCGAGCACGCCCGGTCCCGGGGCGGCTGCGTGGTCCTCGAGTTCACCGCCAAGGGCGGCATCGAGCAGGTACGCCGGATCGAGGACGCGGAGCTGTGCCGGGTGCTGACCAACCTGCGCCGCCGGCGGCGGGCCGAGGAGCGCCTCTTCGGCTACTGGGACGGGCGGGCGTGGCGGGACGTGCGCAGCGACGAGGTCAACGACTACCTGCGCGACGCCAGCGGCGGCGAGATGACCGCGAAGGACTTCCGTACCTGGCACGCCACCGTGCTGGCGGCGACCGAGTTGGCGACGACGGGTCCGCAGCGGTCGGTGACCGCCCGCAGGCGGGCGGTGGCGGCGGTGATGCGCTCGGTCGCGGACCTGCTCGGCAACACCCCGACGGTGGCCCGGACGTCGTACGTGGACCCGCGGGTGGTGGATCTCTACCACGACGGGGTGCTGGCCCCGGTGGAGCCGGAGATGCCCCGGGAGTCGGCGGAACAGGCCGTGCTGGGCCTGCTGGAGGAGGCGACCTGA
- a CDS encoding helix-turn-helix domain-containing protein, whose translation MDATLHRHILDTELVPPRERFGMWLDMLADSPAPLRVRTEHADDFVARAEFIELGAMRLVRYRYPSLDCVRTRKLIQRSDPDYYLLALTLTGSSAAGQEGQQSHCRPGDFTFYDCSRPHEVSHHGDDHGREPASSIVAFIPYDALPLSHGRLAALFAGRMPGSVGIGALLADYLIQLTGHPDQYHATDADRLAGIGLDLVSTMLGRHLVSEDAVPTEVRRRALLAQVRAHIRQHLGDAGLTPQTVADAHHVSVRSLHRLFEAEETTVAAYIRDQRLERCRRDLTDPLLRDQPIHAIASRWGFRDKAHFSRAFRAAYQQTPQAYRTGHLEQARIVNAAASAVNAQRTY comes from the coding sequence ATGGACGCCACACTGCACCGACACATCCTGGACACCGAGCTGGTGCCGCCACGCGAGCGCTTCGGCATGTGGCTGGACATGCTCGCCGACTCACCCGCGCCGCTGCGGGTCCGCACCGAGCACGCCGACGACTTCGTGGCCCGCGCCGAGTTCATCGAGCTGGGGGCGATGCGACTCGTCCGCTACCGCTACCCCTCGCTGGACTGCGTCCGCACCCGCAAGCTGATCCAGCGCTCCGATCCGGACTACTACCTGCTGGCCCTCACCCTCACCGGGAGCAGCGCCGCCGGGCAGGAGGGGCAGCAGAGCCACTGCCGGCCCGGTGACTTCACCTTCTACGACTGTTCCCGGCCGCACGAGGTCAGCCACCACGGGGACGACCACGGGCGGGAACCGGCCAGTTCGATCGTGGCCTTCATCCCGTACGACGCGCTGCCCCTGTCGCACGGCCGGCTCGCCGCCCTCTTCGCCGGCCGGATGCCCGGCAGCGTGGGCATCGGGGCACTGCTGGCCGACTATCTCATCCAGCTCACCGGCCATCCCGACCAGTACCACGCCACCGACGCCGACCGGCTGGCCGGGATCGGGCTGGACCTGGTCTCCACCATGCTGGGCCGGCACCTGGTCTCCGAGGACGCGGTGCCCACCGAGGTACGGCGCCGGGCGCTGCTGGCCCAGGTCCGTGCGCACATCCGCCAGCACCTGGGCGACGCCGGGTTGACGCCGCAGACCGTCGCCGACGCGCACCACGTGTCGGTGCGCTCGCTGCACCGGCTCTTCGAGGCCGAGGAGACGACGGTCGCCGCGTACATCCGGGACCAGCGGCTGGAGCGGTGCCGGCGCGACCTGACCGACCCGCTGCTGCGCGACCAGCCGATCCACGCCATCGCGAGCCGCTGGGGCTTCCGCGACAAGGCCCACTTCAGCCGGGCGTTCCGGGCCGCGTACCAGCAGACGCCCCAGGCGTACCGGACCGGTCACCTGGAACAGGCACGGATCGTCAACGCCGCGGCATCCGCGGTCAACGCGCAGCGGACATACTGA
- a CDS encoding RecQ family ATP-dependent DNA helicase yields the protein MKLTMHSTTLRRAARSLFGWTKLRPNQLAAMRTVMKRRDALVVLPTGAGKSAIYQIPASLIPGPTVVISPLLALQQDQIAALNERQRPELRAVRISSDESAAQQAEAIEEIRKGRAEFLFITPEALSNPDRMAEVKSLKPALVAIDEAHCISAWGHDFRPDYLALGHLIEGIGRPPVVALTATASPPVRDDIIARLRLRDPEVVVSGLDRPNLFLEVAHCPTDDYRWRRLLTLLRDDKRPGIIYVPTRRSAEELSRRLTDAGFPAQYYHGGMPTAARHGLHEAFLADQVPIMVATSAFGMGIDKPNIAWVVHMALPDSPDSYFQEIGRAGRNGEPARVLLLWRAEDVGLQRYFSGGLPDETELRDLAALVRKKPRTKKELRELSGLGPRKLGQYLSLLEQIGAAEPQAQQRLGAPRYAPKPAAAGRAALAEAERQQTVTRSRTDMMRAFAETTGCRGQALLAYFGEQMHEVCGHCDNCHAGTSVTDSRAVGPFPVHSQVRHPEWGPGLVLSYEEDRMTVLFDEVGYKTLSVRVVSEQGLLTLD from the coding sequence ATGAAACTGACCATGCACTCGACGACGTTGCGCCGCGCGGCCCGCAGCCTCTTCGGCTGGACCAAGCTGCGGCCCAACCAGCTGGCCGCCATGCGGACGGTCATGAAGCGACGCGACGCCCTGGTGGTGCTGCCCACCGGGGCCGGCAAGTCGGCGATCTACCAGATCCCGGCCAGCCTGATCCCGGGACCGACCGTGGTCATCTCCCCGCTGCTGGCCCTGCAGCAGGACCAGATCGCCGCGCTCAACGAGCGGCAGCGCCCCGAGCTGCGGGCCGTGCGGATCAGCTCCGACGAGAGCGCCGCGCAACAGGCCGAGGCGATCGAGGAGATCCGCAAGGGCCGGGCCGAGTTCCTCTTCATCACCCCGGAGGCGCTGAGCAACCCGGACCGGATGGCCGAGGTCAAGTCGCTCAAGCCGGCGCTGGTGGCGATCGACGAGGCGCACTGCATCTCCGCCTGGGGGCACGACTTCCGCCCCGACTACCTGGCGCTCGGGCACCTGATCGAGGGCATCGGCCGGCCACCGGTGGTGGCGCTCACCGCCACCGCCTCCCCGCCGGTACGCGACGACATCATCGCCCGGCTGCGGCTGCGCGACCCCGAGGTGGTGGTCTCCGGGCTGGACCGGCCCAACCTCTTCCTCGAGGTGGCGCACTGCCCCACCGACGACTACCGCTGGCGGCGACTGCTCACGCTGCTGCGCGACGACAAGCGCCCCGGCATCATCTACGTGCCGACCCGACGGTCCGCCGAGGAGCTCTCGCGCCGGCTCACCGACGCGGGCTTCCCGGCGCAGTACTACCACGGCGGCATGCCGACCGCGGCCCGGCACGGGCTGCACGAGGCGTTCCTCGCCGACCAGGTGCCGATCATGGTGGCCACCTCGGCGTTCGGCATGGGCATCGACAAGCCCAACATCGCCTGGGTGGTGCACATGGCGCTGCCCGACTCGCCGGACAGCTACTTCCAGGAGATCGGCCGCGCCGGCCGTAACGGCGAGCCGGCCCGGGTGCTGCTGCTCTGGCGCGCCGAGGACGTCGGCCTGCAGCGGTACTTCAGCGGCGGCCTGCCCGACGAGACCGAGCTGCGGGACCTCGCCGCGCTGGTGCGCAAGAAGCCCCGGACCAAGAAGGAGCTGCGTGAGCTGAGCGGCCTCGGCCCGCGCAAGCTCGGCCAGTACCTGTCCCTGCTGGAGCAGATCGGCGCGGCCGAGCCGCAGGCCCAGCAGCGCCTCGGCGCCCCCCGGTACGCCCCGAAGCCCGCCGCGGCGGGCCGGGCGGCGCTGGCCGAGGCGGAACGGCAGCAGACGGTCACCCGTTCGCGTACCGACATGATGCGCGCCTTCGCCGAGACCACCGGGTGCCGGGGCCAGGCGCTGCTGGCGTACTTCGGCGAGCAGATGCACGAGGTCTGCGGCCACTGCGACAACTGTCACGCCGGCACCAGCGTCACCGACAGCCGGGCGGTCGGTCCGTTCCCCGTGCACAGCCAGGTACGCCACCCGGAGTGGGGGCCCGGCCTGGTGCTCAGCTACGAGGAGGACCGGATGACGGTGCTCTTCGACGAGGTGGGCTACAAGACGCTCTCCGTCCGCGTGGTGTCCGAACAGGGCCTGCTCACGCTGGACTAG
- a CDS encoding SDR family oxidoreductase — translation MSGSPPPGTGPTVLVSGGSSGLGAAVVTAVARAGGRPLVLDRQRPGDAVPWVECDLADTRAAEAATRELAERAGGLDAVVTAAGMDVPGKLADVPARTWERIVAVDLLATAAVIRAALPYLTASRGNVVTVASTLGVKAVGDATAYCAAKFGVVGFTRALAAELAGAVGVTLLIPGGMRTAFFDERDAQYRPGPDAALNEPADTAAAIMFALSQPPGCAVRELVVCAERETSYP, via the coding sequence ATGAGCGGCAGTCCACCACCCGGGACGGGCCCGACCGTCCTGGTCAGCGGCGGATCGAGCGGGTTGGGCGCGGCTGTGGTCACCGCGGTGGCCCGGGCGGGCGGCCGGCCGCTGGTGCTGGACCGGCAGCGGCCCGGTGACGCGGTGCCCTGGGTCGAGTGCGACCTGGCCGACACCCGGGCCGCCGAGGCGGCCACCCGGGAGCTGGCGGAACGCGCCGGCGGGCTGGACGCCGTGGTGACCGCCGCCGGGATGGACGTGCCCGGGAAGCTGGCCGACGTACCGGCCCGGACCTGGGAGCGGATCGTCGCGGTGGACCTGCTCGCCACGGCGGCGGTGATCCGGGCCGCGCTGCCCTACCTGACGGCCTCGCGGGGCAACGTGGTCACCGTGGCCTCCACCCTCGGGGTCAAGGCGGTCGGCGACGCCACGGCGTACTGCGCGGCGAAGTTCGGGGTGGTCGGCTTCACCCGGGCGCTCGCCGCCGAGCTGGCCGGCGCGGTCGGCGTCACGCTGCTCATCCCCGGCGGGATGCGCACCGCGTTCTTCGACGAGCGGGACGCGCAGTACCGCCCCGGACCGGACGCCGCGCTCAACGAGCCGGCCGACACCGCCGCAGCGATCATGTTCGCGCTCTCCCAGCCGCCCGGCTGCGCCGTCCGCGAGCTGGTGGTCTGCGCCGAGCGGGAGACGTCGTACCCGTGA
- a CDS encoding glycosyltransferase family 9 protein, translated as MILVLRALGVGDLATAVPALRGLRAGLPGRELVLAAPAWLAPLADLVGGIDRVLPTAGLVDGPAWTGPPPELAVNLHGRGPRSHRLLAALRPGRVLAFANAEAGHADGPRWDDDEHEVHRWCRLLHAYGLPADPGDLALRRPPGTGVPAGVTVLHPGSKIAAKRWPAARFAGLARALTARGHRVVLTGSADERGLAGRVAGDAGLPPDAVLAGRTGLTELAGLVADARLVVSGDTGVAHLATGYGTASVVLFGPVSAARWGPPPDRPRHRVLGTTHPGRNDHDWGAPGRVGTHPTLAAIGVEQVLAAVDDAEQAVRESGAIAA; from the coding sequence GTGATCCTGGTGCTGCGGGCACTCGGCGTCGGTGACCTGGCCACGGCGGTGCCGGCGCTGCGCGGCCTGCGGGCCGGCCTGCCGGGCCGGGAGCTGGTGCTGGCCGCACCGGCCTGGCTGGCGCCGCTGGCCGACCTGGTCGGCGGGATCGACCGGGTGCTGCCCACCGCCGGTCTGGTGGACGGGCCGGCCTGGACCGGACCACCGCCCGAGCTCGCGGTCAACCTGCACGGTCGCGGCCCACGGTCGCACCGGCTGCTGGCCGCGCTGCGGCCGGGCCGGGTGCTCGCCTTCGCCAACGCCGAGGCCGGCCACGCCGACGGCCCCCGTTGGGACGACGACGAGCACGAGGTCCACCGCTGGTGCCGGCTGCTGCACGCGTACGGGCTGCCGGCCGACCCGGGCGACCTGGCGCTGCGCCGTCCGCCCGGGACCGGGGTGCCGGCCGGCGTCACCGTGCTGCACCCGGGCAGCAAGATCGCGGCGAAGCGGTGGCCGGCGGCACGGTTCGCGGGGCTCGCCCGGGCGCTCACCGCCCGCGGGCACCGGGTGGTGCTGACCGGCTCCGCCGACGAACGGGGTCTGGCCGGACGGGTGGCCGGGGACGCCGGGCTGCCCCCGGACGCGGTGCTCGCCGGGCGGACCGGCCTGACCGAGCTGGCCGGCCTGGTCGCCGACGCCCGGCTGGTGGTCAGCGGCGACACCGGGGTGGCGCACCTGGCGACCGGGTACGGCACCGCCTCGGTGGTGCTCTTCGGTCCGGTGTCGGCGGCGCGCTGGGGACCGCCGCCGGACCGCCCCCGGCACCGGGTGCTCGGAACCACCCATCCGGGTCGTAACGACCACGATTGGGGCGCGCCCGGGCGGGTAGGAACCCATCCGACGTTGGCGGCCATCGGGGTGGAGCAGGTGCTGGCCGCCGTGGACGACGCGGAACAGGCGGTGCGGGAGTCCGGTGCGATTGCGGCGTAG